CCCGTGCCCCGCGGCGGGGTACGAACACCGGCTCTCCGGCCGCCGCGCCGTGCGGGAAGCGGTGTACCTGCCGGCTGCCTCGCAGCATGTCGTGCTTGACCAGGCAGTTGGTGAACTTGTCGTCCGGCGGCACCCCGTCGACCGTTTCGTAGGCGCGCCACATCTCCGCGGCGCTCGCCGTGTACGCGAAGCGGTGCCGCCGCGACACCAGGGACTCGTTGACGCGCGGGAACTCCTGCGGCAGGTCGACGAGCCGGTTACTGGTCACGCGTCCGGCACGCAGGTCGATCGTCCAGCGGTCGAGCGCCGGTGCACCGATCGCTGAGGGCCCGCCATTGCCCCGGCCCGCGGCGTAGAACGGCGCGGGCATGGTGGTGAGTTCCATGACGATGGTGTCGCCCTGGTCGTACGCGTTGAGCGTGTGCGAGTAGTACACCGGATCGATCTCGAACCAGCGGGTGGCGCCACCGGTCCGCGGCATCACGCCCACCCGCATCGGGTGCCTCGGGTTCCACACGTAGGGCACGAGTGCGCCCGCCTCGGCGGCTGCCATGTCGAAGGTGATCGGCACGTCGACGATCACCACGTACTTCCCGGTCAGGGCGAAGTCGTGCATCATCGGCGCGTCCGCGACCGGGATCCTGGTGGTCCGTGCCACCCGGCCGGTCCCGTCGATCACGAGGTGCCGCACGTGGTCCCAGGTCGGGTAGTACGTCACCGCGTGCAGTTCGTCCGCCGCCGCGTCGTACTTGGTGTGCGCGGTGAACGCACCCTCCAGCGTGGAGCGGAAGTCGTAGGGCCGCACCGTGTTGAGCTCGCCGTCCAGTTCGTACGGCAGCGGGCCGCTCTCCTGGAGGGCCAGGATGCGCCCCTTGTACGGGATGACGTGGGTGTTGCAGGCGAAGTCGTCCGGCGGCATCTCGCCCGGGTACGGTTCGCCCAGCTTCCGTGCCACCTGCGAGGAACGCACCCAGCGGTTGCGGTACCACTCGGCGCGCCCGCCGCGCAGCCGC
The DNA window shown above is from Streptomyces sp. NBC_01445 and carries:
- a CDS encoding carotenoid oxygenase family protein encodes the protein MSSHTRRRILQGAAVAAAGSVVGGYGPGRYSTEAQAATRGTVAGGGGSTPFLEGAFAPVTEELTAFGLEVTGRVPRDLDGRYLRTGPNALGVEDPRAHHWMLGDGMVHGVRLRGGRAEWYRNRWVRSSQVARKLGEPYPGEMPPDDFACNTHVIPYKGRILALQESGPLPYELDGELNTVRPYDFRSTLEGAFTAHTKYDAAADELHAVTYYPTWDHVRHLVIDGTGRVARTTRIPVADAPMMHDFALTGKYVVIVDVPITFDMAAAEAGALVPYVWNPRHPMRVGVMPRTGGATRWFEIDPVYYSHTLNAYDQGDTIVMELTTMPAPFYAAGRGNGGPSAIGAPALDRWTIDLRAGRVTSNRLVDLPQEFPRVNESLVSRRHRFAYTASAAEMWRAYETVDGVPPDDKFTNCLVKHDMLRGSRQVHRFPHGAAAGEPVFVPRRGARDEDDGYLLSYVHNPDRGASDLVILSAQDFTARPLAHIHLPGRVPLGFHGSWVPDA